A region from the Ciconia boyciana chromosome 1, ASM3463844v1, whole genome shotgun sequence genome encodes:
- the LOC140646309 gene encoding uncharacterized protein codes for MDWSEGKDFGISPEEEVTCVQEAPLCNKLSENEKQYALVTDGSCCIVGKHRRWKAAVWSPIQQVPETAEGGSESSQFAEVKAIQLALGIADQEKWPVLYLCTDSWMVANALWEWLQQWKQNNWQRRGKPIWAAALWQDIAAWVENLVVKVRHVDAHVPKGQATEEHQNNQQVDQAAQIEVAQVDLDWQHKGELFIAWWAHVTSGHQGRDATYRWARDRGVDLTMDTIAQTVHECETCCNRTSQAVKSSVVWRAMAEI; via the coding sequence atggactggtcagaaggcaaagattttggaatatcaccagaggaggaggtgacgtgtgTGCAAGAGGCCCCACTGTGTAATAAActatcagaaaatgagaagcaatatgccctggtcactgatgggtcctgttgtattgtaggaaagcatcggaggtggaaagctgctgtatggagtcctatacaacaagtcccagaaactgctgaaggaggaagtgaatcgagtcagtttgcagaggtgaaagccatccagctggctttgggCATTGCTGaccaagaaaagtggccagtgctctatctctgtactgactcatggatggtggcaaatgctcTGTGGgagtggttgcagcaatggaagcagaacaactggcagcgcagaggtaaacccatctgggctgcagcactgtggcaagatattgctgcctgggtagagaacctggttgtaaaagtacgtcacgtagatgctcatgtacccaagggtcaggccactgaagaacatcaaaacaaccagcaggtggatcaggctgctcagattgaagtggctcaggtggatctggactggcaacataagggtgaattatttatagcttggtgggcccatgtcacctcaggccatcaaggaagagatgcaacatatagatgggctcgtgatcgaggggtggacttgaccatggacactattgcacagactgtccatgaatgtgaaacttGCTGCAATCGAACCAGCCAAGCGGTTAAATcttctgtggtatggagggcgatggctgaaatataa